The genomic DNA ACGTAGTCGGTGTAGTTTATTTTTGAAAGCTCATCGACGTTTTTGTTGTAGTCGGAAATTATGTCCTTAACGGTGTCCTTTTCTTCAAAGGATGAGGAATAAAGGCTTATTGTTGAGGGAGTGTCTAAATTTACATAGCCTAAAGCCTCTAAGTTTTTGTCGTAGGTGGACTCTGAGAATACAAGAATTTCGTCATAATACTGAGCGCATTGTTCAGCAGTATAGGAAGCAAGCTGAGTATCAAGCATCATACTGAGCTGTGCAGCGGGCATAGCGCCCATCTGCGCTGAAACCTGCTGTGCATATGCCTTCTTTACGCTTTCTTCTATTGACTGAGCAAAAACTTTTTTCAAATCCTCGTCACTCATAGAAGCAATATAGCTTTCAACCTTGTCTCCGCTCATTCCCATCTCCTGTAAGATGTTCTGAGTCATCAGCTTTTCCATATCCTCACGGGTCATAGCGCCTAAGGACTGAGAAACTGCATTATCAACATATTCCTTGGGAGGAATACTCATAATTTTAATATATGCCGCTGCCTTTTCAGCCTCGGAAAGAGAAGCTATATGCTTTTTAAATTCGGTTTCCTTTTCAGCAACTGAAAGCTTACCTGTATTCTCTTTAAAGGGAAGACCTGTAAAGATATCCTTTGAGGGAGAAGCAAGCTGAGCCTCTATTGCGGGGGATTTTTTGCCGTTTTCAATAACGTATTCGGTGAGCTTATGGGTATATGCAATAGAGCCTGAAAGCATTGTAGAGGAAGCGTCCTCGTTGGGACGGATTATGCCCGAAACCTTAAGAGTAAGTCCGTTGTCGTAAAGATACTTAAGACCTGTAGCGGTTTCCCTTAAATCTGTATAAAGTCCTGTTTCTTCATTTAAAGAATAGCAATCGGAATTGAGAATTGTTTTAAATTCTCTGTTTCTTATTTCCTCGTAGGTCCATTTGCTCTTTTCGGCTTTGATTTCCTCTTTGTTTAAAGCCGCATTCATAACAGAGCTTATCTCTTCTTTTGTTTTAAGACCTAAAGCGTAAAGCGCCATATCGTCAATCTCGTTGTTTTTGTCTACAACAAGAACAATTTCATTGTATTCGTCGGGCCATTCGCCGTCAATAAGCTCGTATTGCTTTTTGAGTACGGGGTTGATAAGCTCGCCGTTGTTTCCCGCAAGCATCTCCTGCCACATAATCATAGAGCTGCCCATAGACATAAAGCCTGAGGAGGAACCCATTCCCGACTCCTCACTCATTCCCATCATAGCAGATAAATCCATTTTGAGATTTTCCAAAAGAAGCTCTTGCATAAGCTTTTCGGAATCTGAGTGGATAATAGCGCCGTCAATGTCCTGAGTATAAACAAGTAAATCGAAATTATATGAATACTGAATGCCGTTTAAAACCTGACTGAGCTGACTGCCCTCTTTCTTTCGCTCCTCTTCAAGAAAGGCTTTGAAGGCGTGCAAGTCGTTTTTGGTTGCTTCTAAGGAGTTAAGAGCATTTACCATATCGTAAATTGCGGATTTTTGGTATATGGCGTCCTTTTCGTGCTCCTGGGAAGATGCGGCGGCACCTATAAAGGCTTGCATAACGGTAGCCAAATCCATATTCTGCGATTCTAAAAGCAACGGATATGAGGAAAGCGTTTCTTCCTGTACTGTGTCAATATATGTTGTTGTACCGTTGGAAACGGCAACAATCAAGGCTATACCTATAATACCTATGCTTCCTGCAAAGGAGGTGAGAATTGTACGTCCCTTTTTAGTGAAAAGATTTTTTAAAGAAAGCTCAAAGGAGGTAAAAATAGACATTGAGGGCTTCTTTTTAGCCTTTTTCTTTTTAACAGGAGCTTCTTCAGGCTGCTGTGCCTGTAATTCCTCTTGAGTAAGAGGCATTGAATCGTCGGTAATTTTTCCGTCAAGCATACGGATTATACGGGTTGAGTACTTTTCCGCAAGCTCGGGGTTATGAGTTACCATAATTACAAGACGGCTTTTGGAAATTTCCTTTAATATCTCCATTACCTGTACGCTTGTTTCGGTGTCAAGAGCGCCTGTGGGCTCGTCTGCCAGAATAATGTCGGGATTGTTTACAATAGCTCTTGCAATAGCAACTCTCTGCATCTGTCCGCCTGAAAGCTGACTGGGCTTTTTCTTAATCT from Oscillospiraceae bacterium includes the following:
- a CDS encoding ABC transporter ATP-binding protein/permease, yielding MLELKAIKKDYYTGGEVVNALKGIDLQFRESEFVSILGQSGCGKTTLLNLVGGLDQYTSGDLVINGKSTKDFKDRDWDAYRNHSVGFVFQSYNLIPHQSVLQNVELALSLSGVSKAERRKRAKQALEEVGLGSQIKKKPSQLSGGQMQRVAIARAIVNNPDIILADEPTGALDTETSVQVMEILKEISKSRLVIMVTHNPELAEKYSTRIIRMLDGKITDDSMPLTQEELQAQQPEEAPVKKKKAKKKPSMSIFTSFELSLKNLFTKKGRTILTSFAGSIGIIGIALIVAVSNGTTTYIDTVQEETLSSYPLLLESQNMDLATVMQAFIGAAASSQEHEKDAIYQKSAIYDMVNALNSLEATKNDLHAFKAFLEEERKKEGSQLSQVLNGIQYSYNFDLLVYTQDIDGAIIHSDSEKLMQELLLENLKMDLSAMMGMSEESGMGSSSGFMSMGSSMIMWQEMLAGNNGELINPVLKKQYELIDGEWPDEYNEIVLVVDKNNEIDDMALYALGLKTKEEISSVMNAALNKEEIKAEKSKWTYEEIRNREFKTILNSDCYSLNEETGLYTDLRETATGLKYLYDNGLTLKVSGIIRPNEDASSTMLSGSIAYTHKLTEYVIENGKKSPAIEAQLASPSKDIFTGLPFKENTGKLSVAEKETEFKKHIASLSEAEKAAAYIKIMSIPPKEYVDNAVSQSLGAMTREDMEKLMTQNILQEMGMSGDKVESYIASMSDEDLKKVFAQSIEESVKKAYAQQVSAQMGAMPAAQLSMMLDTQLASYTAEQCAQYYDEILVFSESTYDKNLEALGYVNLDTPSTISLYSSSFEEKDTVKDIISDYNKNVDELSKINYTDYVGIMMSSITTIINAITYVLIAFVAVSLIVSSIMIGVITLISVQERTKEIGILRAIGASKRNVSSMFNAETVIIGFSSGALGVIVTYLLCIPINIILHAVTGIGNLSAILPLPAAIILVIISVALTLFSGIIPSSSAAKKDPVVALRTE